The genomic window CCTTCGTCCTCCTTGAGACTGCTGAGCGTCAGCGCTATGCCTATGTGGAGGGCCAGGAAACCGGGGCCCTGTACACGGCCCCGGAAACAATCAGCGCACTGGAGCAGCGCCATGGCACGATCCGCATGCAGGCCCTGGGGATTGAGGAGTCCGCCCGGTTCATCCAGAAAGCATCAGAGGCACTGTGACCGCTGAACCAGGCTGACTCAAGACCAACTACGGCAACTCTGAGGCGCTTGCATCGAGCCATCCACGTCCGTGACGCCAAGGACAAGGCCGGACCGCAGCTCGCCTTCACCCCCGCCGCCTGGGCTGGATTCCTCACGTTCGCGACCGCCCAACCGCTGCGCTGACACCCGAGCTTCGGGCCTCGGGCCCCGAGCGCTCTCTTCTGAGGAACGGTGGGTGGCTACTTCCCACCCACCCACCAATGTCCCCGCGTACCAATGAATATGACTTATCGTCATGAGTTGACCACGCCCCGCACATGCGGTGTACGGTTCGCGCAAAGAAACAACCCCCGCCGGTGCGCCAACACCGAACGGGGGTCTGACCGACATTGATCGAAGCGAGGTCGATCCAGTGGCTACCTGCCACCCTACCGCCGCGCCCGGCTACGGCAAGCGTTCCGCGCCGTCCCAAAGTCCGAGCACCCAGCACGACTTCTCCCACCTGCCCGAACGTGAGGCCTACCTCGCCGCCTACATCGACCGTCTGCCCGACGGCGCGGCGATCGACACCAAGACCCTCGCCCGCGAGCAACCCCGCTACGGCCAACAGGCCGTCCGCTCCGCCCTGCGCAAACTCGCCGACCTCGGCCACCTCCTGCGCATCCGCGAACGCGCCGGCGAGGGCCTCACCCGCTGGGTCTCCCGCACCTACTTCTCCCGCACCGCCCGCCCGCGCTCCTGGTGGCAACGCTTCCTCGCCGACCGCCGCACCACCACCGGCGGCGGTAGCGCGGACCCCGCACCCGCGCCCCCTGCACGCTCCATCGCCTACCGCGCCCTCGCCTCCCTCGGCGCGGCGGACAAGCGCATAATGCTCTCCGCCAACGAGTGCGCCGCCCTCGAATCCCTCGCCACCGAGTGGTTCGCCCGTGACGTCACCCCCGAACAGTTCCGGTTCGCGCTGACCAACGGCCTGCCCGCCTCCGTCCAGTGCCCGGGTGCCTTCGCCCGCAAGCGCCTGCTCGACCGCCTCCCACCGCTCCCCGAGCCACCCCCGCCCCGCCGCCCCACGCACCTCCCCCACCACACCGAGCCGCCCCGCCCGGCCGCGGACGTCCATCGCCGGGCAGAGGAAGTCCGCGCCCTCATCCACGAACACAGACCGCCCGCGAGGTGCTGACCCCTCACCCCGGTACCCGCGCCGCCGCCTCCACCAGCACCGCTGCACCCTCGCAGGTCCGCGGACGCGGAAAACCACACATCATCACCCTCCCCCCTCCTCCACCCCGAAGGGGACCGGCTCAGGCCATCGCCTGGTGCACGTCCTCCTCCTCGTCCAAGTGCCAGTGCAGATCCCGCACCCCCGGCTCCAGCGAGAGCCGCGCGATCACCTGCTCCAGGGCGCAGGCCACATCACCGCTGACCGAGAGCGAGGCCCGCAGGCTGCTGGTCTCCGGCGTCTCACGACGGGCCCGCAGACCGGTCGGGGTCAGACCCGAGCCGGTCAGCGACTGCAGCAGCAGGGCCCGGATGTGGCTCTCCGCGCCCCGGTCGCAGCGCAGGTGCACATTGGCCTCCACCACCGCGTCCGGGTCGGTGCCGGCCGCCGGGGCCTGGTCGAGCAGCCGACCGGCGGGCCGGCCCACGAAGTGGACGGCGAGTACGGTCAGCGCGCCCAGCACCGCGAAGGCGAGCTTGCCGGAGGCGGCGAGCACCCCGGTGGCCGCCGAGCACCACAGGGTGGCGGCCGTGTTGAGGCCCCGCACGCTGGCGCCGTCGCGCAGGATCACCCCGCCGCCGAGGAAGCCGATCCCGGAGACCACGTAGGAGGCCACCCGGGTGGGGGATCCGGCGTCCCCCATCGCCTCGCTGTACAGCACGAACAGGGTGGCCCCGGTGGCGACCAGCGCATTGGTGCGCAGGCCCGCCATCCGGGCCCGCCACTGGCGCTCCATCCCGATCAAGGCGCCGCAGAAGACTCCGGTGGCCAACCGGACCAGGAAGTCGAAGGTGGACAGGGCGTGCATGGCAGCACCTCCTCGGGAACAGCGGGACGGAGAAGCAGCGGGCTCAGCGCGGCCCGAGTGCCGGGTCGAACTTGTAGCCGATCTGCCGGACGGTGCTGATGGTGGCGCGGTGGGCCGGGCCGAGCTTGCGGCGGATCCGGGCCACGTGCGTGCTCACCGTGCGGGTGTCGCCCAGGTTGGGGCGGCCCCAGACGGCCTCCATCAGCTGGCTGCGGGACATCACCCGCCTCGGCTGCGCCATCAGGTGCGCGAGCAGCTCGAACTCCAGGAACGTGAGGTCGAGTTCGCGTCCGTCGACGGTCGCGGTGCGCTGGTCGATGTCGACCACCACGCCCACGGCCGTCAGGCGGCGGGTGGGTACCTCCAGCACGGCGACGGGGCCGGCCGCGGGCGCGGCCGGGGCGGGCGGGTTGTCGGAGAAGACCAGCTGGAGTCGGGGGTGGCGCAGAGGCATGAGGTTCCCTCCCTCTCGGGCGTGGCGGGCTTGGCGGGTTCGGCCGCTCGGCTCTCGGTGTGCGCTCGGTTCTCGGTGTGCGCTCAGTTCTCGGTGTGCCAGGCCGCTTCGAGACGGCGGCCACCCGCGGCGTCGACGACGGTGTGCCACTCGGCGCTCAGCCGCACCTGCTGGCGGTGCGTGGTGGCGCGCGGTGCGGCCGGCTGAACGGTGCGCAGCACGGGGCTGTCGAGCGGGCTGTCGGCCAGGCGGCAGAGCAGCTGGGCCAGGAAGGCGCGGACCCGGACGGTCCCGCCGTGGACGGTCGGCCGCGGCAGCACGGTCGGCCGCGGCAGCGGCACCGGAAGCGAGGCGGTGTTGAACGTGAAGACGGACACGGGAGGTCACCTCCGTGGACGGCGTGCGCGCACGTCACGCGCACGCGGGCATGGCGAAGCCGACGGCTCGCACTCGATGCGGGCGTCTGGTGTGTCTGATGTGTCAGGTGTGTCGGGCGTGTCTGCGCCCGGAGAAGACCTGCCGGGCTGCCCGGAGAAAACGTGCCGGGGCGCCCGGCGCCGGGAGGAGCAGCCGTACCGCCGCCCCTCCCGCCCCCAAGGGG from Kitasatospora sp. NBC_01250 includes these protein-coding regions:
- a CDS encoding MgtC/SapB family protein codes for the protein MHALSTFDFLVRLATGVFCGALIGMERQWRARMAGLRTNALVATGATLFVLYSEAMGDAGSPTRVASYVVSGIGFLGGGVILRDGASVRGLNTAATLWCSAATGVLAASGKLAFAVLGALTVLAVHFVGRPAGRLLDQAPAAGTDPDAVVEANVHLRCDRGAESHIRALLLQSLTGSGLTPTGLRARRETPETSSLRASLSVSGDVACALEQVIARLSLEPGVRDLHWHLDEEEDVHQAMA
- a CDS encoding DUF397 domain-containing protein; amino-acid sequence: MHRAIHVRDAKDKAGPQLAFTPAAWAGFLTFATAQPLR
- a CDS encoding winged helix-turn-helix domain-containing protein; protein product: MPLRHPRLQLVFSDNPPAPAAPAAGPVAVLEVPTRRLTAVGVVVDIDQRTATVDGRELDLTFLEFELLAHLMAQPRRVMSRSQLMEAVWGRPNLGDTRTVSTHVARIRRKLGPAHRATISTVRQIGYKFDPALGPR